Proteins encoded in a region of the Raphanus sativus cultivar WK10039 chromosome 8, ASM80110v3, whole genome shotgun sequence genome:
- the LOC108821233 gene encoding uncharacterized protein LOC108821233 encodes MGSEGPKAITIHVTGFKKFLGVSENPTEKIAKNLKSYVEEKRGLPSGSSLGSCTVLEAAGEGAKSHLYEVLESYTVVSGDKTSNATVVWLHLGLNSGATKFAIERQAVNEAHFRCPDQLGWQPQRIPIVIEDGSITKAKETSCSTESILKLLKNKGFDVVESDDAGRFVCNYVYYHSLRFAEQKGHKSLFVHVPLFSKINEDTQMQFVVSLLEAIATTC; translated from the exons ATGGGTTCTGAAGGGCCAAAAGCTATTACGATTCACGTGACTGGTTTCAAGAAGTTTCTCGGTGTCTCCGAGAACCCTACTGAGAAAATAGCCAAGAATCTGAAGTCGTATGTGGAGGAGAAACGAGGGTTGCCTTCTGGGTCGAGTCTTGGTAGCTGCACTGTCCTTGAGGCTGCAGGGGAAGGTGCAAAGTCTCATCTTTATGAGGTTTTGGAGTCCTACACTGTTGTCTCTGGTGATAAGACCAGCAATGCAACTGTTGTTtgg CTTCATCTTGGATTAAACAGCGGAGCGACAAAGTTCGCCATTGAAAGGCAAGCAGTGAACGAAGCTCATTTCCGTTGTCCTGACCAATTAGGCTGGCAACCACAG CGGATTCCTATTGTTATTGAAGATGGAAGCATTACAAAGGCAAAAGAG ACTTCGTGTTCGACAGAGTCGATTCTCAAGTTACTGAAGAACAAAGGTTTCGATGTGGTTGAATCAGACGACGCTGGAAGGTTCGTGTGCAACTATGTGTATTATCATTCTCTGAGGTTCGCAGAGCAGAAGGGACACAAGTCCCTGTTTGTTCACGTTCCACTGTTCTCAAAAATCAATGAAGACACTCAGATGCAGTTCGTGGTCTCTCTCTTGGAGGCAATTGCAACTACTTGCTAA